The following coding sequences are from one Haliotis asinina isolate JCU_RB_2024 chromosome 3, JCU_Hal_asi_v2, whole genome shotgun sequence window:
- the LOC137277001 gene encoding putative nuclease HARBI1, protein MAYRRRRQRRRRNKARVERGLMDRSNPLETMSEESVFARYRFRPDTILFIVSLIVGQLRRETARSCPLPPLTQVLVSLRFLATGGFCSLIADTYRSISASSVYRSIRDFCGAFVPLAHRFIKMPADTDTCKSMFYKIAGFPNVLGCVDGTFIRITAPSKDEGDYVNRKGFHSLNVQMICDAQFRVTNCVAKWPGSVHDSRIFRDSKISLAFENGTYKGLLLGDSGYPCKSYLMTPYLSPANRAQERFNRSQTKTRVLIEQTFGILKRRFSCLHSGLRMSPKRACDVIVTSVILHNIGIARQDVFNVHYDDCNDDKFTVQVADELTGTNVRNYLCQAYFT, encoded by the exons ATGGCGTACAGGAGAAGGAGACAACGCCGTCGGAGAAACAAAGCTAGGGTGGAGAGAGGGTTGATGGACCGCAGCAACCCTCTGGAAACCATGTCGGAGGAATCAGTGTTTGCGCGTTATCGTTTCAGGCCTGACACTATTCTCTTCATAGTGTCGTTGATAGTTGGCCAGCTGAGGAGAGAGACAGCTAGGAGCTGTCCCCTGCCTCCTCTGACGCAAGTGCTCGTCTCCCTCCGGTTTCTGGCGACCGGTGGGTTTTGTTCCCTGATTGCCGATACTTACCGTAGCATTTCCGCATCGTCTGTTTATCGGTCAATCAGGGACTTTTGCGGAGCTTTTGTTCCCCTGGCACATCGATTCATTAAGATGCCCGCGgacacagacacatgcaagtCCATGTTTTACAAGATTGCAG GATTTCCAAACGTATTGGGATGTGTCGATGGGACATTCATAAGGATCACAGCCCCCAGTAAAGATGAAGGTGACTATGTGAACAGGAAGGGGTTCCATTCACTCAATGTTCAG atgatctgtGATGCACAGTTCAGAGTTACAAACTGTGTGGCCAAGTGGCCTGGGAGCGTACATGACAGTCGAATTTTCCGGGACAGTAAAATCAGTCTTGCATTCGAAAATG GTACCTACAAGGGTTTACTTCTAGGGGACTCTGGCTACCCGTGCAAGTCATACCTGATGACACCGTATCTATCTCCAGCAAACAGGGCTCAAGAGAGATTCAACAGAAGTCAAACGAAAACCAGAGTTCTTATTGAACAAACATTCGGAATTCTTAAGCGAAGATTTTCTTGTCTGCATAGTGGTTTGCGCATGTCACCCAAGCGTGCTTGTGATGTGATTGTAACTAGTGTAATATTACATAATATTGGCATTGCAAGACAAGATGTATTCAATGTTCATTACGATGATTGTAATGATGATAAATTCACTGTCCAAGTTGCTGATGAATTGACTGGAACAAATGTTAGAAATTATCTTTGCCAGGCATACTTCACCTGA
- the LOC137277000 gene encoding F-box only protein 10-like: MSTTTVKTDTMSKVLPGDKSGLPWEIWQMILSYLNAADLCRGCCVSKTWNDLILSLDGSRWKELYLKCEDWKHPFWPLNIHSEPPSWKQAYHDQYLSTRQWSQCSRDLSHSSCLYVLKRKRDRKIIRVGRGKEHSSLKSALAVANDFDRIEVYPGIYDEQFEMTSKIPFELVGVGELGSVILVVCIEQIALTGRLSNLVLRAPWFTTFILKIRAGYLQLDNCILEDGMVYAQNPGTCHIRFCTFRHATVILQHMNVSVIENCEFSQSDTADIIVEGYSKDEKNWTYSYLRSRMNSIFSQNRRQRRQSLITMKTTESHASTMHSMTASSAHLANHSSDSVSHDHNDLSGTSCCDSLEPSPNIPNPQLVTNRVVDIPPADFPETAENQNSSNTQGPMCHQHEPISNSDDSSANLQATSETVTQDVPVQNQNEAVCINVEDAVNENEARVDENEDQGGADNPEAAAIQVPQLDLNEGNFENQPRPDSGQSLHSRLSFDSEDSLSFLDDLDSARSSSPDVGRPGSVSSSSDDDEDIERIVHTESDDDLSSGEESVIMLPHLRQKHIQASISAQGVNADIVSISSQTSQPIPTDVIQDSLMRSVVNQVQGCLIHQCRMIHSKGGVMVSLQAHAIVSECDICNVGYGIRCIQNSRVVVLKNKIHHCRTSGIFMRLAASGLIAGNDIHSNMEAGIDIRKNADPIVQNNRIHHGKRSGVVVLGSGRGQVKKNDIYENREAGVYILYGGNPTVCQNHIYDGKAAGVAVNENGCGFIFDNVIRGNQWGGVDIRHGGDPVISGNTISHGIGDGIVIGERGRGSLENNVISGNAGCGIWIMSASQPFLHGNQVNNNGDSGIMFVNKTDVQHVPNVPDGMNIPSSRSLGYGDGEEGPSRPRCDVATVQYNNIYHNSGKGIVIQMGDAVHIHFNAVYANLSDGITVNQDSAVVLKSNSISNNCGAGIVSASPSSENQSIHIHGNGVYDNRDHGIVCRCCSHISQNDVVGNLNGAISLDGNALVTVVENRLQCPNGPCMKVVGVTQGMVENNTVYEGHKEIWIRHDAFSERLVLANNIQRPGPESSKSTFNKTEFLKSPAPRPAIDPPPPPSVIPAHNVSSITKVTVPSGEGCEQGSKLCTIL, encoded by the exons ATGTCTACAACTACAGTGAAAACGGATACAATGAGCAAGGTGCTACCAGGGgacaagagtggtctcccttgggAAATATGGCAGATGATATTGTCATATCTTAACGCTGCAGATCTGTGCAGAGGGTGCTGTGTGAGCAAGACCTGGAATGATCTTATCCTCAGTTTAGATGGATCAAGATGGAAGGAACTGTACCTAAAGTGTGAAGACTGGAAGCATCCATTCTGGCCACTCAACATTCACTCCGAGCCGCCATCTTGGAAACAGGCTTATCATGATCAGTACTTGTCAACAAGACAGTGGTCACAGTGCTCGCGAGATCTCAGTCACAGTAGCTGCCTATATGTTCTCAAACGAAAAAGAGACAGAAAAATTATAAGAGTTGGGCGTGGGAAGGAACATTCTTCGTTAAAAAGTGCTCTCGCTGTGGCGAATGACTTTGATCGGATTGAGGTGTATCCTGGAATTTATGATGAACAATTTGAGATGACATCCAAAATTCCTTTTGAGTTGGTTGGTGTGGGAGAACTTGGCAGTGTTATATTAGTGGTGTGTATCGAACAAATTGCCTTGACAGGACGTCTGAGCAATCTTGTGTTGAGAGCACCGTGGTTCACAACATTTATTCTTAAG ATTCGAGCTGGGTACCTTCAGTTGGACAACTGCATTTTAGAAGATGGTATGGTGTATGCACAGAACCCTGGGACTTGTCATATCAGATTCTGCACATTCCGTCACGCTACCGTCATTCTGCAGCACATGAATGTCAGTGTTATAGAAAACTGTGAATTTTCCCAGAGCGACACGGCAGATATCATTGTTGAAGGATATTCGAAGGATGAGAAAAACTGGACGTATTCTTACCTGCGATCGCGAATgaattcaatattttcacagAATCGTCGTCAGAGGAGACAATCACTCATAACTATGAAAACTACTGAGTCTCATGCATCAACCATGCATTCCATGACTGCATCTTCAGCTCATTTGGCCAATCACAGTTCAGATTCagtgtcacatgatcataatgaCCTATCAGGTACTTCATGTTGTGATTCTCTAGAACCATCCCCAAACATTCCAAATCCACAGCTCGTTACCAACAGGGTAGTTGACATACCACCTGCAGATTTTCCAGAGACTGCTGAAAATCAAAATTCATCCAATACTCAAGGTCCTATGTGTCATCAACATGAGCCCATTTCAAACTCTGATGATTCCAGTGCCAACTTACAGGCAACTTCAGAAACTGTGACACAAGACGTTCCTGTCCAAAATCAGAATGAGGCTGTATGTATTAATGTAGAGGatgcagtaaatgaaaatgagGCTAGGGTGGATGAAAATGAGGACCAAGGAGGGGCAGATAATCCAGAGGCAGCAGCTATACAAGTACCACAATTAGATTTGAATGAGGGCAACTTTGAAAATCAGCCACGCCCAGATAGTGGGCAGAGTCTTCACTCCAGATTGTCATTTGACAGTGAGGACAGCTTGTCTTTCCTTGATGACCTTGACTCTGCAAGATCAAGTTCACCAG ATGTTGGTCGGCCTGGCAGTGTCAGCAGCAGCAGTGATGATGACGAGGATATTGAACGAATCGTACACACAGAGTCAGATGATGACTTGTCATCAGGGGAGGAGTCTGTCATCATGCTGCCTCATCTCCGGCAGAAACACATCCAGGCATCAATATCTGCTCAAGGTGTCAATGCTGATATTGTGTCCATTAGTAGCCAGACGTCACAACCGATTCCCACAGATGTCATTCAGGACAGCCTCATGCGATCGGTTGTCAATCAGGTTCAAG GTTGTCTCATACATCAGTGTCGTATGATCCACTCGAAGGGTGGCGTCATGGTCAGCCTTCAGGCACATGCCATCGTGTCGGAGTGTGACATCTGCAACGTTGGCTATGGCATCCGATGTATACAAAACTCAAGG GTGGTAGTTCTCAAGAACAAGATCCACCACTGTCGGACATCTGGGATCTTCATGAGACTTGCTGCTTCTGGGCTGATAGCTG GCAATGACATCCATTCCAACATGGAGGCCGGAATAGACATTCGGAAGAATGCTGACCCTATTGTACAA AACAACCGCATCCATCATGGGAAGAGGTCAGGGGTTGTTGTGCTGGGAAGTGGGCGGGGCCAGGTGAAGAAGAATGACATCTATGAGAACCGAGAAGCTGGGGTTTACATCCTGTATGGGGGGAACCCCACGGTATG TCAAAACCACATCTATGATGGCAAAGCAGCAGGTGTGGCAGTGAATGAAAATGGATGTGGCTTCATATTCG ATAATGTCATTCGTGGTAACCAGTGGGGTGGTGTTGACATCCGACATGGTGGTGATCCTGTCATCAGTGGAAACACAATCTCGCATGGTATCGGTGATGGAATTGTCATCGGAGAGCGAGGTCGTGGATCTCTGGAAAACAATGTGATATCTG GTAATGCTGGATGTGGAATTTGGATAATGAGTGCCTCCCAACCATTTCTCCATGGCAACCAAGTAAACAACAATGGTGATTCAGGGATTATGTTTGTCAACAAGACT GATGTGCAGCATGTGCCAAATGTCCCTGATGGAATGAACATACCATCCTCCAGGAGTCTTGGGTACGGGGATGGCGAAGAGGGTCCGTCACGTCCACGATGTGATGTGGCCACAGTACAGTACAACAATATCTATCATAACTCAG GTAAGGGAATAGTCATACAGATGGGGGATGCAGTCCATATCCACTTCAACGCTGTGTACGCCAACCTCTCCGACGGCATCACAGTTAACCAAGACTCTGCCGTGGTCCTGAAGAGCAACAGCATCAGCAACAATTGTGGGGCAGGCATCGTCAGCGCTTCTCCCAGCAGCGAGAACCAATCG ATCCATATCCATGGCAATGGCGTATATGACAACCGTGACCACGGGATTGTGTGTCGTTGTTGTAGTCATATCTCTCAGAATGATGTAGTGGGAAACCTCAATGGCGCCATCAGCTTGGATGGCAACGCATTGGTCaca GTTGTAGAGAACCGTCTGCAGTGCCCCAATGGTCCCTGTATGAAAGTGGTGGGTGTGACCCAGGGCATGGTGGAGAACAACACAGTGTATGAGGGTCACAAGGAGATCTGGATCCGACATGATGCCTTCAGTGAGAGACTGGTCCTAGCAAACAACATACAAAGGCCGGGGCCAGAGAG CAGCAaatcaacattcaacaaaacaGAGTTCCTGAAATCACCAGCTCCCCGGCCTGCCATTGACCCTCCTCCCCCTCCATCCGTCATCCCTGCTCACAATGTCAGCTCCATAACTAAAGTCACAGTGCCCTCTGGTGAAGGATGTGAACAAGGGAGCAAACTCTGCACGATATTGTAG
- the LOC137277243 gene encoding myb/SANT-like DNA-binding domain-containing protein 4: MNASKVEGKRRPNWSEEEKTYLVEEVNKRLDRLSSKFKGCGSVKGTKIKEQAWMEIAEALNMKSNLVKRTVEEVKKQYANIKQRAKDKADAIRRPKTGGGPKPSSPSRPEAMVLEELSDRPTLQGLVDGFDSEDFSSVISSMAVEGCLPNGEAHLPINEECGLTSTSIPNCDLPVNVIIDNQGILHVPSTSTTKESKPSKRKLQDEEVSVLRAERDKYIAECEKLKQEANYFKIKAEVEELKKQRLQLEIMKLKCENEY; encoded by the exons ATGAATGCGTCTAAGGTTGAGGGTAAGCGGCGACCAAATTGGTCAGAGGAGGAAAAAACCTATTTAGTAGAGGAAGTAAATAAACGACTGGATCGTCTATCATCCAAATTCAAGGGGTGTGGCTCCGTCAAAGGGACAAAGATAAAGGAGCAAGCGTGGATGGAGATCGCGGAAGCTCTCAACAT GAAATCCAATTTGGTAAAAAGAACTGTGGAGGAGGTGAAGAAGCAATATGCTAATATAAAGCAGAGag CGAAAGACAAAGCAGATGCGATACGCCGCCCCAAGACAGGTGGTGGACCGAAGCCCTCATCACCCTCTCGACCTGAGGCTATGGTGCTGGAGGAGTTGTCAGACAGGCCTACACTACAAGGCCTGGTAGATGGGTTTGACTCAGAAG atttcaGTAGTGTGATCAGCTCCATGGCAGTGGAGGGATGTTTACCTAATGGTGAAGCCCACCTACCCATCAATGAGGAATGTGGCCTCACCAGTACTTCCATCCCCA ATTGCGACTTGCCTGTCAATGTGATCATTGACAATCAGGGTATCCTCCACGTACCCTCCACATCAACTACAAAAGAGAGTAAACCAAGCAAACGAAAGCTTCAAGATGAAGAAGTGTCCGTTCTACGAGCGGAAAGGGAcaagtacattgctgaatgtgaaAAGTTGAAACAAGAagcaaattatttcaaaattaagGCTGAGGTGGAAGAgctaaaaaaacaaagattacaATTGGAAATTATGAagctgaaatgtgaaaatgagtATTGA